One genomic region from Clostridium saccharobutylicum DSM 13864 encodes:
- the rpsF gene encoding 30S ribosomal protein S6, protein MKKYETIFILNPSFDEETVKANIEKFKGVIENGGGTVENVDFWGKRKLAYEIAKVSEGYYTLVNFTAGPELPRELDRIFRITDGVIRHIIVNEQA, encoded by the coding sequence ATGAAAAAGTACGAAACTATATTTATATTAAACCCATCATTCGATGAAGAAACTGTTAAAGCAAACATCGAAAAGTTTAAGGGTGTTATAGAAAATGGTGGAGGAACAGTAGAAAATGTTGATTTCTGGGGTAAGAGAAAACTTGCTTATGAAATTGCAAAAGTTAGTGAAGGTTACTATACTTTAGTTAACTTTACAGCTGGCCCTGAATTACCAAGAGAGTTAGATAGAATATTCAGAATCACTGATGGTGTTATCAGACATATCATTGTTAACGAACAAGCGTAA
- the rplI gene encoding 50S ribosomal protein L9, with the protein MKVILLQDVKKIGKKGDVIEASDGYARNFLFPRKLAQEASEANMHILNNKKENERKQKLAELEAAQKLAGELKGKEVTIKAKTGENGKLFGAITSKDVAELINQQYKIEIDKKKIVMDTIKLAGGYEIEVKLYPEVSTKMKVIIVPQ; encoded by the coding sequence ATGAAAGTTATTTTATTACAAGATGTAAAAAAGATAGGTAAAAAGGGTGATGTTATTGAAGCATCAGATGGATATGCAAGAAACTTTTTATTTCCTAGGAAATTAGCTCAAGAAGCTAGTGAAGCTAATATGCATATATTAAATAATAAAAAGGAAAATGAAAGAAAACAAAAGCTAGCGGAACTTGAAGCAGCACAAAAATTAGCTGGAGAGTTAAAGGGCAAGGAAGTAACAATAAAAGCTAAGACAGGAGAAAATGGAAAGTTATTTGGAGCTATAACTAGTAAAGATGTTGCAGAATTAATTAATCAACAATACAAAATTGAAATAGATAAAAAGAAAATTGTTATGGATACAATAAAATTAGCCGGAGGATATGAAATAGAAGTTAAATTATATCCAGAAGTCAGCACTAAAATGAAGGTGATTATTGTTCCACAATAA
- a CDS encoding single-stranded DNA-binding protein, with translation MNKVVLIGRLTKDPELRFTPGSGAAVTTLTLAVDKYNTKTGQREADFVPVVVWGKQAESTANYMSKGSQMAISGRIQTRNYEAKDGTRRYVTEVVATEVQFLSKGNASGNAGSSFGNSNEYSAPANDVFGGGNFEEDITPVDDGDMPF, from the coding sequence ATGAATAAAGTAGTTCTAATTGGAAGATTAACCAAAGATCCAGAACTAAGATTTACTCCAGGAAGTGGAGCAGCAGTAACAACCTTAACATTAGCAGTTGATAAATATAACACTAAGACTGGTCAAAGAGAAGCGGATTTTGTACCTGTAGTTGTATGGGGCAAACAAGCTGAAAGTACTGCTAATTACATGAGTAAAGGTAGCCAAATGGCTATTAGTGGTAGAATTCAAACCAGGAATTATGAAGCAAAAGATGGTACTAGAAGATATGTTACTGAAGTAGTTGCTACAGAAGTACAATTCTTAAGTAAAGGAAATGCTTCAGGTAATGCTGGGTCAAGTTTTGGCAACAGCAATGAATATTCAGCACCAGCCAATGATGTATTTGGTGGTGGAAACTTTGAGGAAGATATAACTCCAGTAGATGATGGAGATATGCCTTTCTAA
- a CDS encoding mechanosensitive ion channel family protein has product MENCIEKTLSIIFVFILMYFSIKMGESLIKRFVQKQVESNATLSLDTQRAKTLGEVLKSVLKYSVYVMGITIILSILFGQISFTFASIGGVAVGLGAQSLIKDLINGFFILFENQFGVGDHVTIGNFNGIVKSIGIRTTVIIDFNGDIHSIPNGSIIGVTNHSRNDIRFIVDVNIAYEEDIEKVINVIKNTCDEFKAKNSEYINETIEVKGIIALGVSNVTIRMAGKAKPLSQWKMENDLRKAVKLALDKNKIQMTCQNSQLVNENLEKGDK; this is encoded by the coding sequence GTGGAAAATTGCATAGAAAAAACTCTAAGTATTATATTTGTTTTTATATTAATGTATTTTTCTATAAAGATGGGAGAATCTTTAATTAAAAGGTTTGTACAAAAACAAGTAGAAAGCAATGCAACGCTTTCACTAGATACTCAAAGAGCAAAAACACTAGGAGAAGTACTGAAGAGTGTTTTAAAATATTCAGTATATGTTATGGGAATAACAATTATATTATCAATTTTATTTGGTCAAATATCCTTTACTTTTGCAAGCATAGGTGGAGTTGCAGTTGGTCTTGGAGCACAAAGCCTTATAAAGGATTTAATTAATGGATTTTTTATTTTATTTGAAAATCAATTTGGAGTTGGAGATCATGTAACTATAGGTAACTTTAATGGAATTGTTAAGAGTATAGGCATTAGAACAACAGTAATTATAGATTTTAATGGAGATATACATTCAATTCCAAATGGTTCTATAATAGGAGTAACTAATCATTCAAGAAATGATATTAGATTTATAGTGGATGTAAATATTGCTTATGAAGAAGATATAGAAAAAGTAATTAATGTTATTAAGAACACTTGTGATGAGTTTAAGGCTAAAAACTCAGAGTATATAAATGAAACTATAGAAGTAAAAGGAATAATAGCACTTGGAGTTTCAAATGTTACAATAAGAATGGCTGGTAAAGCAAAGCCACTTAGTCAATGGAAAATGGAAAATGATCTTAGAAAAGCAGTAAAATTAGCATTAGATAAGAATAAAATACAAATGACTTGTCAAAACTCACAATTAGTTAATGAAAATTTAGAGAAAGGTGATAAATAG
- a CDS encoding DUF4446 family protein — translation MEALISSVNEFIPYIMIGMAVIIILLFIMIIVLFKAVGRVESRYRKLMKGTNNKNLEEMLLERLDSIEDAKEISKKVLSECEKLEIKMKECIQKVAIMRYKAFENVGSDLSFSIAMLDDNNDGVILTGIYGRQESTTYAKPIDKGISRYDLSEEELYVLNEASNKNSNVEK, via the coding sequence TTGGAAGCATTAATTAGTTCAGTTAATGAATTTATACCATATATAATGATAGGGATGGCAGTAATAATTATATTATTATTTATTATGATAATAGTTTTATTTAAGGCTGTAGGAAGAGTTGAAAGTAGATATAGAAAGTTAATGAAAGGCACTAATAATAAGAATCTGGAAGAAATGCTATTAGAACGATTGGATAGTATCGAAGATGCGAAGGAAATATCTAAAAAAGTATTGAGTGAATGCGAAAAACTAGAAATTAAAATGAAGGAATGTATTCAAAAAGTAGCTATTATGAGATATAAGGCATTTGAAAATGTTGGTAGTGACTTGAGTTTCTCTATTGCAATGCTAGATGATAATAATGATGGAGTAATATTAACTGGTATTTATGGAAGACAAGAAAGTACTACTTACGCAAAGCCAATTGATAAGGGAATATCGAGATATGATTTATCAGAAGAAGAACTATATGTTTTAAATGAAGCATCAAATAAAAATAGTAATGTAGAAAAGTAA
- the yyaC gene encoding spore protease YyaC: MNENFSIDAFSPFAYVKIKDYLLTELQPVLDNNRPIIFICIGSDRSTGDSLGPLVGHKLKFISKDKIHIYGTLENPIHAKNIITILEKIKFNFNDPYIVAIDSCLGCLNNIGKIFIQKKPLLPGLALNKSLPPVGEMSITGIVNISGNFEFLVLQNTRLYTVMSLADTISRGIYHFTLKSIKRNNSNVNDII, encoded by the coding sequence ATGAATGAAAATTTTTCTATAGATGCTTTTTCCCCTTTTGCCTATGTTAAGATTAAAGATTACCTATTAACTGAATTACAACCTGTTCTTGATAATAATAGACCTATCATTTTTATTTGCATTGGTAGTGACCGTTCTACTGGTGATTCTTTGGGACCCTTAGTTGGACATAAACTAAAATTTATATCAAAGGATAAAATCCATATTTATGGTACTTTGGAAAATCCCATTCATGCCAAAAACATAATTACAATATTAGAAAAAATTAAATTTAACTTCAATGATCCATATATAGTTGCTATTGACTCTTGCTTGGGCTGTTTAAATAATATAGGTAAAATATTTATACAAAAGAAGCCTCTTTTACCTGGATTAGCACTCAATAAATCTCTTCCTCCTGTTGGAGAAATGAGCATAACTGGTATTGTTAATATTTCTGGTAACTTTGAATTTTTAGTTTTGCAAAATACTAGATTATATACTGTAATGAGTCTTGCTGATACAATTTCTAGGGGGATATATCACTTTACTTTAAAATCTATAAAAAGAAATAATTCCAATGTTAATGATATAATTTAG
- a CDS encoding ParB/RepB/Spo0J family partition protein: MGKKFALGKGLSALIPDDTQENIEGNNKMLIPINKIKGDKDQPRKTFDSEKIAELTESIKAHGIIQPLILRKETDEQYIIVAGERRWRAAKLAGVKDVPAIVMELSGRDILEISLIENIQRQDLNPIEEALAYKNLINDFKITQEELSKRIGKSRVAIANTMRLINLDKRVQQYIIEGIITEGHGRALLAISDEQIQYELAQQIIDEKLSVRDLERLIKRIKDKENNISPEEDKNDELNPYYKDIKNQLQNYFGTKVNISNKKNRGKIEIEYYSEDDLQRILDIINM, encoded by the coding sequence ATGGGAAAAAAATTTGCTTTAGGAAAAGGATTAAGTGCGCTTATACCAGATGATACGCAAGAAAATATTGAGGGAAACAACAAAATGTTAATTCCAATAAACAAAATTAAAGGAGATAAAGATCAACCAAGAAAAACATTTGATTCTGAAAAGATAGCAGAGTTAACGGAATCAATAAAAGCTCATGGTATAATTCAACCTTTAATTTTAAGGAAAGAAACAGATGAACAATATATTATAGTAGCAGGTGAAAGAAGATGGAGAGCTGCTAAATTGGCTGGAGTGAAGGATGTACCTGCCATTGTTATGGAATTAAGCGGAAGAGATATTTTAGAAATTTCTCTAATTGAAAATATTCAAAGACAAGATTTAAATCCAATTGAAGAAGCTTTGGCTTATAAAAATTTAATCAATGATTTTAAAATAACTCAAGAAGAACTGAGTAAGAGAATTGGAAAATCAAGAGTTGCAATTGCTAATACAATGAGATTAATTAATTTAGATAAGAGAGTTCAACAATACATAATTGAAGGTATTATTACAGAAGGTCATGGAAGAGCTCTGCTAGCTATAAGTGATGAACAAATTCAATATGAATTGGCACAACAAATAATAGATGAAAAGTTATCAGTTCGAGATCTGGAAAGATTAATAAAAAGGATTAAGGATAAAGAGAATAATATATCTCCTGAAGAAGATAAGAATGATGAATTAAATCCATATTATAAAGATATAAAAAATCAATTACAAAACTATTTTGGTACAAAAGTAAATATATCAAATAAAAAAAATAGAGGAAAAATAGAAATAGAATATTATTCTGAAGATGATTTACAAAGAATACTAGATATTATTAATATGTAA
- the noc gene encoding nucleoid occlusion protein, producing the protein MNNEIVKISVDKVVPNIYQPRKCFNEDSIDELSKSIRQYGIIQPLTVRKMGEVFELVAGERRLRAAKLADLETVPCNVIDITDSESAEIALLENLQREDLNYIEEAEAYYNLINEHNFTQDELAKRMGKKQSTIANKLRLLKLSSKVREICLQNKLTERHSRALLTIPNEELQLKVVQKVIKDGLNVKKTEELINKELLKLAGKQLKDKRKRNIKSALPAKLYVNTIKQVLQKFDIPAEYGYKDEEDFIEVTVKIPKVKK; encoded by the coding sequence ATGAATAATGAAATAGTAAAGATTAGCGTAGATAAAGTTGTTCCCAATATTTATCAACCACGAAAATGCTTCAATGAAGATTCAATTGATGAATTATCAAAATCAATTAGACAATATGGAATAATTCAACCACTTACAGTAAGAAAAATGGGAGAAGTTTTTGAATTAGTAGCAGGAGAAAGAAGACTTAGAGCAGCTAAATTAGCTGATTTAGAAACAGTTCCTTGCAATGTAATTGATATAACGGATTCTGAATCAGCTGAAATAGCTTTATTAGAGAACTTGCAGAGAGAAGATTTAAACTACATTGAAGAGGCAGAAGCATATTATAATTTAATTAATGAACATAACTTTACACAAGATGAATTAGCAAAAAGGATGGGGAAGAAGCAATCTACTATTGCTAATAAATTAAGGCTGTTAAAACTTAGTTCTAAAGTTAGAGAAATATGTTTACAAAATAAATTAACTGAAAGACATTCTAGAGCATTACTTACTATTCCTAATGAAGAACTGCAATTAAAAGTCGTTCAGAAAGTAATAAAAGATGGGTTAAATGTAAAGAAGACAGAAGAACTTATTAATAAGGAATTACTTAAATTAGCAGGAAAACAATTGAAAGATAAAAGAAAAAGAAATATAAAAAGTGCGTTACCTGCAAAATTATATGTAAATACAATTAAACAAGTTTTACAAAAGTTTGATATACCAGCGGAATACGGATATAAAGATGAAGAAGATTTCATAGAAGTAACAGTAAAAATCCCTAAAGTAAAAAAATAA
- a CDS encoding DUF3343 domain-containing protein: MTYYIIVFKNTYDAMSAEKKLNELKYNFKIMPTPTSITMSCGICVRIDSEDEIKSILNQEILEYKNIYLRENGEYILINE; the protein is encoded by the coding sequence ATGACATATTATATAATAGTATTTAAAAATACATATGATGCAATGTCAGCAGAAAAAAAATTAAATGAACTTAAGTATAATTTTAAAATAATGCCTACGCCTACATCAATTACAATGAGTTGTGGTATATGTGTGAGAATTGATTCAGAAGATGAAATTAAATCAATATTAAATCAAGAAATATTAGAGTATAAAAATATATATTTAAGAGAAAACGGTGAATATATTTTAATTAACGAATAG
- a CDS encoding ParA family protein — protein sequence MKTICIFNQKGGVGKTTTNINLCAYLAMEGYKVLTIDIDPQGNTTSGLGLDKNNLDCSIYDVLVSDNTMKESIVGSDLVQNLFISPSTMELAGAEVELINRDDKQNIMKNKLKEVEDEYDYVFIDCPPSLGVLTINALTCADSVLIPIQCEFYALEGVSQLMSTIQLVKKSLNKKLEIEGVVMTMFDYRTNLSNEVLKEVQKFFKDKVYKSTISRNIRLAEAPSFGLPIMLYDEKCKGAEAYVKLTKEFLKRQ from the coding sequence ATGAAAACAATTTGTATTTTTAATCAAAAAGGTGGAGTAGGAAAAACGACTACTAACATAAACTTATGTGCATATCTTGCGATGGAAGGTTATAAGGTTTTAACTATAGATATAGATCCTCAAGGTAATACAACAAGTGGACTAGGGTTAGATAAAAATAACTTAGATTGCTCTATTTATGATGTACTAGTTTCTGATAATACAATGAAAGAATCAATAGTTGGAAGTGATTTGGTTCAGAATCTATTTATATCACCATCTACTATGGAACTTGCAGGTGCAGAAGTAGAATTAATAAATAGAGATGACAAACAGAATATTATGAAGAATAAATTGAAGGAAGTTGAGGATGAATATGACTATGTATTTATAGATTGTCCACCATCTTTAGGTGTATTAACAATAAACGCATTGACTTGTGCAGATTCTGTTTTAATTCCAATTCAATGTGAATTTTATGCATTAGAGGGTGTAAGTCAGTTAATGAGTACTATACAGTTAGTAAAAAAGTCTCTTAATAAGAAATTGGAGATTGAAGGTGTAGTAATGACTATGTTTGATTATAGAACTAATCTTAGCAATGAAGTTTTAAAAGAAGTTCAAAAATTCTTTAAAGATAAAGTATATAAATCAACCATATCAAGAAACATAAGACTAGCAGAAGCACCAAGTTTTGGACTACCAATTATGTTATATGATGAAAAGTGTAAAGGGGCAGAAGCCTACGTTAAATTAACAAAAGAATTTTTAAAAAGGCAGTAG
- a CDS encoding MazG-like family protein, with protein sequence MKKDNFNIMTNIKIIEDLKAQLLCIIGEFFRLLTKGNNVARDAILDCISGAIIILYVLGEKLGYEFSDIDHVAKSKLDLGIRAEDCVEKEGRSLSKLKRYIDTRRD encoded by the coding sequence ATGAAAAAGGATAATTTTAATATAATGACCAATATTAAAATTATAGAAGACTTGAAAGCACAACTTCTTTGTATAATAGGAGAGTTTTTTAGGCTTTTAACAAAAGGAAATAATGTAGCACGAGACGCCATATTAGATTGTATTTCAGGTGCTATAATCATATTATATGTTTTAGGTGAAAAGTTAGGATATGAGTTTAGTGATATTGACCATGTAGCAAAATCAAAATTAGATTTAGGAATAAGAGCTGAAGATTGTGTTGAAAAGGAAGGAAGAAGCTTAAGTAAGCTAAAGCGTTACATTGATACAAGAAGAGATTAG
- a CDS encoding aminotransferase class V-fold PLP-dependent enzyme → MEVYLDNSSTTFPKPKQVIDGMYNYMINVGGNAGRGNYSNSLKSNRYLYEARETVCDFFGFDSPSNVIFTNNVTTSLNMLIKGLLKNGDHVITSSMEHNSVIRPLFSCKNLLNIDLDIVQADSSGFINIDDLKNKINQKTKLVIITQASNVTGSIQDILSIGKICRENNIFFIIDSSQGAGVLDINMKSIGANAIAFTGHKSLLGPQGIGGFILDDELNNSCCSIFQGGTGSMSYSLNQPDFLPDKFECGTHNLPGIIGLSEGIKYINSIGLNSIYQHNHDLINYFLNGLLNIKGLTVYGDLSGKNITTCISININSLDASEVGYSLECHGIKTRCGLHCAPLAHKSIGTYPNGTVRLSISYFTTKQEIDYALMVLNKICNNQDF, encoded by the coding sequence ATGGAAGTTTATTTAGATAATTCATCAACAACTTTTCCTAAACCTAAACAAGTTATAGATGGTATGTATAATTATATGATTAATGTAGGTGGAAATGCCGGACGTGGAAATTATAGTAATTCTCTCAAAAGCAACAGGTATCTATATGAAGCAAGAGAAACTGTCTGTGATTTTTTTGGTTTTGATTCTCCAAGTAACGTAATATTCACTAATAACGTAACTACTTCTTTAAATATGTTGATTAAAGGACTATTAAAAAACGGAGATCATGTTATAACTTCTTCAATGGAACATAATTCTGTGATAAGACCACTTTTTTCATGCAAAAATTTATTAAATATCGATTTAGATATTGTGCAAGCAGATTCATCCGGATTTATCAATATAGATGATTTAAAAAATAAAATTAATCAAAAAACAAAATTAGTTATTATAACTCAAGCCTCTAATGTTACTGGCTCAATCCAAGATATATTATCTATAGGAAAAATATGTAGAGAAAATAATATATTTTTTATTATAGATTCCTCTCAAGGTGCAGGCGTATTAGATATTAATATGAAAAGCATTGGAGCTAATGCTATTGCATTTACCGGACATAAAAGTTTATTAGGACCTCAAGGTATCGGCGGCTTTATATTAGATGATGAATTAAATAACTCTTGTTGTAGTATATTTCAAGGTGGTACAGGAAGTATGTCTTACTCATTAAATCAGCCTGATTTTTTACCTGATAAATTCGAATGCGGAACTCATAATCTTCCTGGTATAATTGGTTTATCCGAAGGTATTAAATACATAAATTCTATTGGTTTAAATTCAATATATCAACATAACCACGATTTAATAAATTATTTTTTAAATGGATTATTAAATATAAAAGGATTGACTGTTTATGGAGATTTATCTGGTAAAAATATAACTACCTGTATATCTATAAATATAAATTCATTAGATGCTTCCGAGGTTGGATATAGTTTAGAATGTCACGGTATAAAAACCCGTTGTGGGCTACATTGTGCGCCATTAGCTCATAAGTCTATAGGTACTTATCCTAATGGCACCGTAAGATTGAGTATTAGTTATTTTACAACTAAGCAAGAGATTGACTATGCACTTATGGTTTTAAATAAAATTTGTAATAATCAAGATTTTTAA
- a CDS encoding DUF951 domain-containing protein has product MIENFNLGDIVQMKKQHPCGSSEFEIIRVGADIKIKCTGCGRIVMIPRSKFQKEAKKIIVPVEES; this is encoded by the coding sequence GTGATAGAAAATTTTAATCTTGGAGACATAGTACAAATGAAAAAACAGCATCCTTGTGGATCAAGTGAATTTGAAATAATAAGGGTAGGCGCAGATATAAAAATAAAATGTACTGGCTGTGGAAGAATCGTGATGATTCCTAGAAGTAAGTTTCAAAAAGAAGCAAAAAAAATAATAGTTCCTGTAGAAGAAAGTTAA
- the rpsR gene encoding 30S ribosomal protein S18, which produces MSREENNNRRPGGRMRRSRKKVCAFCVDKAEFIDYKDINKLRKYVTERGKILPRRISGTCAKHQRELTSAIKRARNIALLPFTTE; this is translated from the coding sequence ATGAGCAGAGAAGAAAACAACAACAGAAGACCAGGCGGTAGAATGAGAAGATCTAGAAAAAAAGTTTGTGCTTTTTGTGTAGATAAAGCTGAATTCATCGACTACAAAGACATAAATAAGCTTAGAAAATATGTTACAGAAAGAGGAAAGATACTTCCAAGAAGAATTTCTGGAACTTGTGCTAAGCATCAAAGAGAATTAACTTCTGCTATTAAGAGAGCAAGAAATATAGCATTATTACCTTTCACAACTGAGTAA
- a CDS encoding DHH family phosphoesterase: protein MNEITAIKRLLKPGLLIITSIILFLFNYKWISIFILIVYFLVDNFYQLISYLKKQNEDKEFIKAINNGISDNLLRFVYPLALINENGDLVWYNKLFNSLKSEQEISETNILNIAKGLNLENVLKYEDKLHQRLNINSRLYDVYATPIEKTDKGSTYLLSFNDITKFVDYETTQEGIMLMEVDNFTEALDKTDENNRPLLVAEIERTINSYANNLKAMIKKYDTNKYVLSVQNKYIDDQIKQKFNIIEDISKINKGNALEVTLSIGVGIGGMSPLDNYNNANIAKELALGRGGDQVAVKHNNDIKFFGGNTKEIEKRTKVKARVIARALAELIYESSNVYIIGHKNPDMDCFGSAVGLASAVKQLGSKCNIVLNKDINAIDYYFNKLSKEPKYDGLFISTEDAKNAIDDQTLIIIVDVHNKSYIEDLSLVEKAKRKVIIDHHRRSPDMIENDMLNYIEVYASSTSEMVTEIIQYMVEKPNLTRTEAEGLLAGIFMDTKGFSFKTGVRTFEAASFLKSLGADTIEIKKMFTDDLDDYLLIAETIKSSEVNDNIAIAITPKNVDTVIIAKAADELLNISGISVSFVLGEVNNDIYISGRSIGDINIQIVLEALGGGGHMNIAGTKMSNITMEEVINKLREAIKKYLRIGE, encoded by the coding sequence ATGAATGAGATTACTGCGATTAAACGTTTGCTTAAGCCTGGATTATTAATTATAACTTCAATAATATTATTTTTATTTAATTATAAATGGATAAGTATATTTATTCTTATAGTTTATTTTTTAGTAGATAATTTTTATCAGTTAATATCATATTTAAAAAAGCAAAATGAGGACAAAGAATTTATAAAAGCTATTAACAATGGAATTTCAGATAATTTATTGCGGTTTGTATATCCATTAGCTTTAATAAATGAAAATGGAGATTTAGTATGGTATAATAAGTTATTTAATTCTTTAAAGTCTGAGCAAGAAATTTCAGAAACAAATATTTTAAACATTGCTAAAGGATTAAATTTAGAAAATGTTTTAAAATATGAAGATAAACTACATCAAAGACTAAACATTAATAGTAGATTATATGATGTTTACGCTACACCAATTGAAAAGACAGATAAAGGTTCCACATATTTATTATCTTTTAATGATATAACAAAGTTTGTAGATTATGAAACAACTCAAGAAGGTATCATGCTAATGGAGGTAGACAACTTCACTGAAGCTTTGGATAAAACTGATGAAAATAACAGACCTCTTTTAGTTGCTGAAATCGAAAGGACAATAAATTCGTATGCTAATAATTTAAAAGCAATGATTAAAAAATATGATACCAATAAATATGTATTATCTGTTCAAAATAAATATATAGATGATCAGATAAAGCAAAAATTCAATATAATAGAAGATATATCTAAGATTAATAAAGGAAATGCATTAGAAGTCACATTAAGCATAGGAGTAGGAATAGGTGGAATGTCACCACTTGATAACTATAATAATGCCAATATAGCAAAGGAATTAGCATTAGGTAGAGGTGGAGATCAAGTTGCTGTAAAGCATAATAATGATATAAAGTTTTTTGGTGGAAATACAAAAGAAATAGAAAAAAGAACTAAAGTAAAGGCTAGAGTTATTGCTAGGGCTTTAGCGGAACTAATTTATGAAAGTAGTAATGTATATATTATAGGTCATAAGAATCCGGATATGGATTGTTTTGGGTCGGCAGTAGGATTAGCGAGTGCTGTTAAACAGTTGGGAAGCAAATGTAATATAGTATTAAACAAAGATATAAATGCAATTGATTATTATTTTAACAAATTGAGTAAAGAACCTAAATATGATGGATTATTTATATCAACTGAAGATGCAAAGAATGCTATTGATGATCAAACATTAATTATTATAGTAGATGTTCATAATAAAAGTTATATTGAAGATCTTTCTTTAGTGGAAAAGGCAAAAAGAAAAGTCATAATAGATCATCATAGAAGAAGTCCAGATATGATAGAAAATGATATGTTAAATTACATAGAAGTATATGCTTCTTCAACATCCGAAATGGTAACTGAAATTATTCAATATATGGTTGAAAAACCTAACTTAACAAGAACAGAGGCTGAAGGATTACTGGCAGGCATATTTATGGATACTAAAGGTTTTTCCTTCAAAACTGGAGTTAGAACATTTGAAGCAGCATCATTTTTAAAATCTTTAGGAGCCGATACAATTGAGATTAAAAAGATGTTTACTGATGATTTAGATGATTACTTACTTATTGCTGAAACAATAAAGTCTTCAGAAGTAAATGATAATATAGCTATTGCAATAACACCTAAAAACGTAGATACTGTAATTATAGCAAAAGCTGCAGATGAGTTACTAAATATTTCGGGAATATCTGTGAGCTTTGTATTAGGTGAAGTAAATAATGATATATACATTAGTGGAAGATCTATTGGAGATATAAACATTCAAATTGTGCTAGAAGCATTAGGTGGTGGCGGACATATGAATATTGCTGGAACTAAAATGTCCAACATTACAATGGAAGAAGTAATTAATAAATTAAGAGAAGCAATTAAAAAATACTTAAGGATAGGTGAATAG
- a CDS encoding LysE family translocator has product MFSIYNIFKAILVGFFTGFVASIPIGPSGIESVSRSISKGFKEGFKVSVGAVSADIVYIIIINLGLFTLLSNHHHFQSIFWIISGIILILFNRISLKSKTHDSNSKKLNYSTNSNGFLAGFLITFLNPTTPSMWIALSGTVLSVWRVHGRLFFIFAISSMIVGSITWFCLLNILVSKGFKKVKSNYADKTSNLLNYFLTILGAIFIIAGIYKFIF; this is encoded by the coding sequence ATGTTTTCAATATACAATATATTTAAGGCTATATTAGTAGGTTTTTTTACTGGCTTTGTAGCCTCAATTCCAATTGGACCTTCTGGTATTGAATCTGTAAGTCGTTCTATATCTAAAGGATTTAAGGAGGGATTTAAGGTATCTGTAGGTGCTGTATCTGCTGATATTGTATACATAATAATTATAAATTTAGGCTTATTTACACTACTAAGTAATCATCACCATTTCCAAAGTATCTTTTGGATTATATCAGGAATTATTTTAATTCTATTTAACCGAATATCGCTTAAATCAAAAACACATGATTCTAATTCCAAAAAACTTAACTATTCAACTAATTCAAATGGATTTCTAGCTGGATTTTTGATAACTTTTCTCAATCCAACAACTCCATCAATGTGGATTGCATTAAGTGGAACTGTTCTAAGTGTTTGGAGAGTTCATGGCCGATTATTTTTTATTTTTGCAATTTCTTCAATGATAGTTGGAAGTATAACTTGGTTTTGTCTTCTCAATATATTAGTAAGTAAAGGATTTAAAAAAGTAAAATCAAATTATGCAGATAAAACTTCAAATTTGTTAAATTATTTTCTTACTATTTTAGGTGCTATATTTATTATTGCTGGAATTTATAAATTTATTTTTTAG